The Ischnura elegans chromosome 9, ioIscEleg1.1, whole genome shotgun sequence genome includes the window ttttaatatctttttgtgCCATGCTCCTTTTCTTATGTGAAATTATCGTGTTGtacaaaattatgatgaaaacctTTGATGTTTCTTTTTCACCATTTAGATGACTACGATTTTGCCAGGGACGTACTGCAGGGCATATCTGAAGTGACAGATGTGGATGAATTCATCGGGAAGAGGAAGGAAATGAAGTATGGTAAGGGGGAGCGGATGAGGAAGAAGAAAGTTCGGGactttgaagatgatgtggtCACTCAAGCGAGACCACTGCTTCCCGCAATACCGGATGATTCAAGTGAAGACGGTAATTTTAATTGAACTTTCAAGTTTGAGATGagtcaaaattaaaactttgttgcTCATATTTTGCTTCCTTTGCAGACATGGCAGTACAATTATCCCAACGTGTAAGTTGGGAGAATGATGGTGGTTCCAGGTGTGGAAATGGTATGGAGAATTCATTATGACATGCTTTTACTTTTTGCACCAGTCTAAATacttattttcacatatttttcattcatattgtaTTAACTGATTTTCCGATAGGTGGCAGAAGTACATCATGTCACACGTCAGCAAGAGAAACCTCTTACCGCGATGCTCAGTGTGAGTGTGTCAAggtttaaattttgaatgattcaatgatGATAATTTTGGAATATCACTTTTTCTAATTGCCTATTGGTTCATAAAACTAATTTAAGTATTCTCTTGCTCTAGGTCAGACCATGGCATTGGAAAAGTGTGATTCTAACGAGCTTAAGGAGCTCAGTGATAAATTTGACAAGATGCTTAGCATCATGCAAACATTAGATaagaaaatgacgaaaatatgttCTCAGGAGGTTGACAAGCACCTTGGCAGGCTTTGTTCCAAGGTCATGAGCTTGGAGGTTTCCCAGAaggaaataatggagaaaatgaagagTGGATTCACAGAGGTTTTAGCGGAAAAACCCTCCAAGGAGGCTGTGGACCTCCCATTTAATTTACCATTTGGTAATTACGCTGAGTTTTGCGAGGGAATGGCAGTGGTGAGGCAGCCTGATATAATGGAGAAACTGGTGagttaaaatcaaatatttatgtattctgTCTGTTTTCTTCATTGTAACCCTTGCACTAATTGTTATTTTTGCCCTTTCATAGCATCAAGATATGAGCAGGGTTGGTGGGAAGGACGAGACTGCCATAGTAAATGCAATTCTATCAAAATTAATGACTAACAGTTTTGCAGCCCAATGTAATTGGAAAGGGCAAAGGAGCGGGAAGTACATGTTGGAATCTTCTCCGTTGCTAATGATAGTGCATGGTAAGATCTGCTAGTTGATACTAAACCCTTAAGCAGCAACATTCCTTATTTGTCTGTCCTATGCAAACTAAAGTCTTTGACTCATTATTCATAACCATTGCCTACATGTTGGTATCTAGGAGAAGtcatttttaactagaaatttctaaatgcacaaaataaacGTGACATGCTGAACATTTCATGAGCTATTTGCAGTTTCATAAGAATTTATGCATTTTCTGTGGTAATTATTCCAACTTATGTCTGTTGACCCTGCATGATTAAAGGTGAATCTGATTGTGGATGGGTTACTTCCTAGGGTGAACAGTTTTCTTCCATTAAGgtttcatatttaatgaattaatattgcATATCACCATAAATGAATGTACATGCGTGAAACCAAGATTGGTAGCATAGCTCATTTACTCtgtcttaattttttacttattattttccacttccttttTACTTGCATTGCCTTTTGGGAGGTCATTGAATCACCTTGAATTTAAATTGTTAGTTAAAGCTACGTGTGTAACAGTGAAATGATTTCTTTTATCCCATTTCTCAACCTACTCGGCATTTATCATGTTGTTTAATGATTATTTGATCTTtttgagaaaatgtttgaaatatttttttgtttgtttttaggGGGAGCTATTCGCAATGTGGGCTTTGCCAGCATAACTGAGGAGACGGTGAAGGACAGGATCCAGAAGTGGCTCAAGCAAGCCGGTCGTAGACGAATGGATGTATTTCCTGACGAATTATTTTATGCCGAGGAACCTTCTGTGTCAATAAACGAAAATGTTTGAACTAATGTGTTGCCTTTCCTTATTACCTCTTTAGTATAAGTAGTCTTATGGTATGTTTAATGGTGTGGAAGtttgtttgttaattttgatCTTTTAGCAAGCTTCGTTATTTACCTGTTTATTTGGTATAGTTAAGTTAGGGAtagttaatgttattattatgcattattatATCATTTGGTTGCTAACTGACTAGGATTGAATTGATCATGCAAGATGgattcatttttgttaatattattcTTACCAATACAGTAAGGTGGTTTTTTTTAGGGCGTTTTCCTTTTTCATCTACCATTGGCAGCTGTACTAATGATTGCAATGTAGGTCATGGGTAAATTGATAGCAATAGTTTTTGAATACCAGGAAAATGTCTGTCACTTAGTAATTTTTGGCTGGAAGACGAGTTGACTGAATGTTACGGTACAAGGGCCAATTTGTAGGCGATGTTGTTTTGTGGGTTCCGTATATGGGTTTCTTATCAATTGGAATTGCAAATATCGGGTGCCTCATTATTAAATGACATCAAGTCTCCACAGTAGGCGGCGATCCCAGGCGCGCTCGATTCCGCATTTGAATTTGCCGCCGATTGCGAGGTTACTGCCATCTTCTGGTCATTCAGTACACTATTTCAAG containing:
- the LOC124165175 gene encoding uncharacterized protein LOC124165175 isoform X1, translated to MITNILSCYRMAWKIVDFGSMVGSGVCKGKSNDHPRTKATTVVPEKWLFTNEGKFFCYWPPKFCQQVSTLVKKMTQPQKDWEVWRVTHASAETLYDYDFARDVLQGISEVTDVDEFIGKRKEMKYGKGERMRKKKVRDFEDDVVTQARPLLPAIPDDSSEDDMAVQLSQRVSWENDGGSRCGNGGRSTSCHTSARETSYRDAQCQTMALEKCDSNELKELSDKFDKMLSIMQTLDKKMTKICSQEVDKHLGRLCSKVMSLEVSQKEIMEKMKSGFTEVLAEKPSKEAVDLPFNLPFGNYAEFCEGMAVVRQPDIMEKLHQDMSRVGGKDETAIVNAILSKLMTNSFAAQCNWKGQRSGKYMLESSPLLMIVHGGAIRNVGFASITEETVKDRIQKWLKQAGRRRMDVFPDELFYAEEPSVSINENV
- the LOC124165175 gene encoding uncharacterized protein LOC124165175 isoform X2: MAWKIVDFGSMVGSGVCKGKSNDHPRTKATTVVPEKWLFTNEGKFFCYWPPKFCQQVSTLVKKMTQPQKDWEVWRVTHASAETLYDYDFARDVLQGISEVTDVDEFIGKRKEMKYGKGERMRKKKVRDFEDDVVTQARPLLPAIPDDSSEDDMAVQLSQRVSWENDGGSRCGNGGRSTSCHTSARETSYRDAQCQTMALEKCDSNELKELSDKFDKMLSIMQTLDKKMTKICSQEVDKHLGRLCSKVMSLEVSQKEIMEKMKSGFTEVLAEKPSKEAVDLPFNLPFGNYAEFCEGMAVVRQPDIMEKLHQDMSRVGGKDETAIVNAILSKLMTNSFAAQCNWKGQRSGKYMLESSPLLMIVHGGAIRNVGFASITEETVKDRIQKWLKQAGRRRMDVFPDELFYAEEPSVSINENV